One window of the Dioscorea cayenensis subsp. rotundata cultivar TDr96_F1 unplaced genomic scaffold, TDr96_F1_v2_PseudoChromosome.rev07_lg8_w22 25.fasta BLBR01000316.1, whole genome shotgun sequence genome contains the following:
- the LOC120254043 gene encoding LOW QUALITY PROTEIN: flavonoid 3',5'-hydroxylase 1-like (The sequence of the model RefSeq protein was modified relative to this genomic sequence to represent the inferred CDS: deleted 1 base in 1 codon), with translation MVSPDSALILTTLFIFLAFLHLLHRSFRRTTLPLPPGPKGYPILGALPLIGHTPHVSLANLAKLYGPLMHLKLGNSHIIVISSSSTAHSFFTTLDLQFANRPGKVISAKHISYNGNDMTFSNYTPKWKLFRRLTTLHMLGSKAMSTWSDIRHDEIHRMLQSMHESSQRGQLIVVPETLICATTNIIGRVMLSQRVFDASDPKLGSYKELLKKLMTGGGMFNVGDFVPAVAWMDLQGIQAKLKKGKEMMDQMIKAMLAQHAASAEERKGTPDFADLVMASDLRDDNGDKLSDVNIRGLLANIFKAGTDTSTIIVEWALAEILKNRDILESMQSEMDVIIGRERALQESDIPNLPYLQAVVKETLRLHPSTPLSLPHFFLFESCEVNGYYIPANTRLITNIWAIGRDPDVWERPLEFDPMRFLPGGKAAKIEPYGTDFELIPFGAGRRICIGKTSGMVFVQYLLGALVHGFDWRLPDGVVIDMEETPGLVIPKAVPIKAFVTPRLFAHSLCVAVYGYSSICLGYFFA, from the exons aTGGTGTCACCAGATTCAGCTCTCATCCTCAccaccctcttcatcttcctcgcATTCCTCCACCTCCTCCACCGCTCTTTCCGGCGCACCACCCTCCCACTCCCTCCAGGCCCAAAAGGCTACCCAATCCTCGGCGCTCTCCCACTCATCGGCCACACACCACACGTCTCTCTCGCCAACCTCGCCAAGCTTTATGGCCCTCTGATGCACCTCAAGCTCGGCAACAGCCACATCATCGTCATCTCCTCATCCTCCACCGCCCACTCCTTCTTCACAACCCTTGATCTCCAATTCGCCAACCGCCCTGGCAAAGTCATCAGCGCCAAGCACATCAGCTACAACGGCAATGACATGACCTTCTCCAACTACACTCCAAAGTGGAAGCTTTTCCGCCGGCTCACCACCCTCCACATGCTCGGCTCCAAAGCCATGTCCACCTGGTCTGACATCCGCCATGATGAGATCCACCGCATGCTTCAGTCCATGCATGAGTCTAGCCAACGTGGACAACTCATTGTTGTGCCTGAAACCCTGATTTGTGCCACCACCAACATCATTGGCCGGGTCATGTTGAGCCAGAGAGTGTTCGATGCTTCAGACCCGAAGTTGGGCTCGTACAAAGagttgttgaagaagttgatgaCTGGTGGAGGGATGTTTAATGTTGGGGATTTTGTGCCGGCGGTTGCGTGGATGGATTTGCAAGGGATTCAGGCTAAGTTGAAGAAGGGGAAGGAGATGATGGACCAGATGATTAAGGCCATGTTGGCACAGCATGCGGCTTCGGCTGAGGAGAGAAAAGGGACACCGGATTTTGCGGATCTCGTCATGGCCAGTGATCTCCGGGATGACAACGGTGACAAGTTGTCCGATGTTAACATCAGAGGTCTACTTGCG AATATATTTAAGGCAGGGACCGACACATCGACAATAATAGTTGAATGGGCACTTGCTGAAATACTAAAGAACAGGGACATACTTGAGAGCATGCAATCAGAGATGGATGTTATTATTGGTCGAGAGCGTGCATTGCAAGAGTCAGACATACCTAATCTCCCCTATCTACAAGCTGTTGTTAAGGAAACACTCAGACTGCACCCTTCCACACCATTAAGTCTtccacatttttttctttttgaatcttGTGAGGTTAATGGATACTACATCCCTGCTAACACACGCCTTATCACCAATATTTGGGCTATTGGGCGTGATCCAGATGTTTGGGAGCGCCCATTGGAATTTGATCCAATGAGGTTTCTTCCTGGTGGTAAGGCTGCCAAGATTGAGCCTTATGGTACAGATTTTGAATTGATACCTTTTGGAGCTGGACGAAGAATATGCATTGGAAAAACAAGT GGTATGGTGTTTGTACAATATCTCTTAGGTGCTCTTGTGCATGGCTTTGATTGGAGATTGCCGGATGGAGTGGTGATTGATATGGAGGAGACTCCCGGTTTGGTGATACCTAAAGCAGTGCCCATTAAGGCATTTGTTACTCCTCGTCTTTTTGCCCACAGCTTATGTGTAGCAGTGTATGGTTATTCATCAATTTGTTTGGGTTATTTCTTTGCTTag